In Solanum pennellii chromosome 7, SPENNV200, the following are encoded in one genomic region:
- the LOC107026186 gene encoding APO protein 2, chloroplastic, translating to MDCGCLHSQLTTTVLVHSKGRSQPPKFRILRCNPQLNLSSLDSMKQTCSGVALELKLRRPSEKLCPVQTVGIRCDHPQNADLPRYYSRKEKKPFPIPIVELRRAARDRMKNRLPKRRVPPPKIGLVIKSLVPAAYNVFNARMAVINNLKRLLKVVTVNGCKWCNEIHVGPVGHPFKSCRGSQASQRKGHHEWGKAVLEDIIVPLECYHLYDRLGKRITHEERFSIPRIPAIVELCIQAGVDLPEYPTKRRRKPIIWTGKNEFVDADESELPDPEPESPKPPILAEIPDPEVEPPSSTEETILLAEETLVAWEKMRAGANKLIKMYPVRVCGYCPEVHVGPSGHKAQNCGAHKHQQRNGQHGWQTAVLDDLIPPRYVWHVPDVTQPLQRELRSFYGQAPAVVEICVQAGAEVPEQYKPTMRFDVGIPNSIKEAEMVV from the exons ATGGATTGCGGCTGTCTACACTCTCAACTTACTACCACAGTTTTGGTGCATAGCAAAGGGAGAAGTCAACCACCTAAATTCAGAATTTTGAGATGCAATCCCCAGCTGAATTTAAGCTCACTTGATTCTATGAAG CAAACTTGCAGTGGAGTGGCACTTGAATTGAAGCTTAGAAGGCCATCAGAGAAGTTATGTCCTGTCCAAACAGTTGGTATTAGATGTGATCATCCACAAAATGCAGATTTGCCTCGTTACTATTCAAGAAAGGAAAAGAAGCCCTTCCCAATACCTATTGTGGAGCTACGGAGAGCTGCCAGGGATAGAATGAAAAATCGACTACCTAAAAGACGTGTACCTCCACCAAAGATTGGATTGGTTATCAAAAGCCTAGTTCCTGCTGCGTACAATGTGTTCAATGCACGAATGGCAGTGATTAACAATCTCAAGCGGCTCTTGAAAGTGGTAACTGTTAATGGCTGCAA GTGGTGTAATGAAATCCATGTTGGACCTGTTGGACATCCGTTCAAGTCATGTAGAGGATCACAAGCTTCACAACGTAAAGGACATCACGAGTGGGGAAAGGCAGTTCTTGAAGACATAATAGTGCCACTTGAATGCTACCATCTATACGATCGCCTAGGGAAACGTATTACACACGAGGAGAGATTTTCTATCCCTCGAATCCCTGCAATAGTGGAGCTTTGTATCCAAGCAGGCGTTGATTTACCTGAATATCCTACAAAAAGGAGGAGAAAGCCAATCATATGGACcggaaaaaatgaatttgttgATGCAGATGAAAGTGAATTGCCTGATCCCGAACCAGAATCTCCAAAACCACCAATTCTAGCCGAGATACCTGATCCAGAGGTAGAACCACCGTCAAGCACTGAAGAAACGATATTGCTAGCTGAAGAAACACTCGTAGCGTGGGAAAAAATGAGGGCTGGAGCCAATAAGCTGATAAAGATGTATCCAGTAAGAGTTTGTGGATACTGTCCAGAAGTGCATGTTGGTCCAAGTGGACACAAAGCACAAAACTGTGGAGCTCACAAGCACCAACAACGAAACGGGCAACATGGTTGGCAGACAGCAGTGCTAGACGACTTAATACCTCCAAGATACGTGTGGCATGTACCCGATGTAACTCAACCATTGCAACGAGAGCTTCGAAGCTTCTATGGACAAGCTCCTGCAGTGGTAGAAATATGTGTACAGGCTGGTGCTGAAGTCCCTGAGCAATATAAGCCAACTATGAGATTTGATGTGGGGATTCCTAACAGTATCAAAGAAGCAGAAATGGTTGTTTGA